The region GGATTCAGGGAGAATGCTGTCCCCTTAATTGAATAAGCCTAGGTAATTAAATGGCACTTTTCCAATAGAAGGTGTGAGGTAAATCTAATGGTTGGTTATTTAATATTACTTTGAAGTCTGCCCACTCAAGCACTATGACAGCACAAGAGAATGTGAACTATTAGTCAAGGAAAAAAAGGATCtcagaaattaattaaatcGCATGCAATTTAGGGGAGACGTTTATCTTGATTTGTCATAACAGAATTAATTCAAGGCCTTCAATTCACTTGGGGCCAGATCTGTTACTCTGAATTAACCAAGTGTAATTTGGCtgatcccccccaccccccacagtCACCCACCCTCCATCCCTGAACACCTCGCCACCCCTTCTTCCCAAATCACATGCACATATACAACGCAGATCCGTGCATGCCCTCCCTTATCCTCGcaataccccccaccccacccccagcccctCCACCCTTTTTCTCTAATGCAGCTCTTGCCATTATGCAAAGCCCCGCTTCAGTATCAATATGGCCTAGTGCTTTTAAGGTGCTTTGGCTGCTGATGTAGAGAAGCATTTTTAATGGACTGTGTTGCAGAAATCATTGTTGTGGGGTAATTTTACCCTACTCAAAGGCCTTGGTGAATGAGGGCTGCATTTACCAGACAGCCTAGCAGCAAGCCATGCTATATTTCACCTGGCAGTCAGTGCTGAAATGAAATCCAATAGTCATTGCCTGTATAGACAGctccaaatgtgtttttccctttgttatttaatttaatcatcTACGTTGGTTGTAGCAAAGTTCAGAACCGGGGGAAACAAAGCAAATAAATCAAGATAAAACCATCCTTCAGAAACATCAGACTTCTTCGGTAGGAAAAAGCTGAAACCAGATGTGTCACTGCAATTAAAGAGTCCCTTGGCCTTAATTATCCTGACCAGGGGTTTCTACTTCACCTCAGCGCTGTAGGTCACTGACAGAAGAGGCCATTAGAGCCCAAGTTCAAACCAATATAGCAACTTAATTGAGCACCTTAAGGCTTTGGCTTCTTAAATCAAATGCTATCAAGAGCTATCCCCCTGTAATATAATTAACCCGATATGAGTTCCTTATAAAAGACCACGGTGGAGACTTGCACCTCCCAAGCACAGTATCACAGAGAAATCTTCCTGATGAACCAAGTCAACATGaggaacatgtttttaatttgagcAAAGTTTTTGACGGACAGAGATGTCTTTGCTTTTCACACACATTGCACGAACATAAGAGTCTTAAAGCGAGGCCTATATGTTCATTTCTACCATCATGTCAGTCCCAGTGAAAGCAGAGAATTGGCAGCGTTGTGACGACAGTCTCCAGTTAATTAGTTTCTGAAATTGAGTTTTGATGGAGGCTTTCCAAATGGTGCCAAGACAAAAATTTGCTTCTGCCGAGACTGTCTCGTTGAAAGCCATTTCTGCGTCCTTTTGCAAAGAGCTCTGGCTTGTTTGTTCGTCAATATATCTGACAACTGTTTGGGTTACAGTTGGGACGTTAGAAGCATTTATTCCCTCGTTCCGTGTCATCATCAATTTGTAAACACTTTTCCTACAATTGTCCTCGAAAAATGTGATTCTTACAACACTTTCCTCTTGTTTTGTCtggcaaattttttttgaccaaacaacTTTATCTGATGTGCACACCAATGTTAGCCGCCACCCCCATCCCTTCTTTTTCccatccctctctcccctcctctccagagCATGTCAGATGCCGTGGTCTTATTTGATTGCTTAGGAAAAGTGCAGTGATAGAGCAAACACCCGGTGAGATATGATGACAAATGGGTCCAGATCCCAGTAAATTACTTTCTGCTCAAATCGAAATTTCATTCAGTTTGCTGCTCACCGAGATGAAGTAATCTAAATTGTGGACTCAGAAGGAAGATAGAAGGGAAGCTGGAGCAAGCATTTCATTATCAAGAGgcagagggggagagagagggagagagagagaaggttaGGGACGAAAGAGATGAGCAGAAGCAAATCTAAAGTGTTGACACCATGATTGAAAAGGTTAACCCATGCACATTATATATCAACCCGAGTAGCTACACGTTTCTAATGGAAACACGGCACTGACAGAGCATTCACTGGAGTCCTAATGGCAAAAGCACTATGTCTGCGCCTCGACATACAATCAAATCCTCTTAGGTGCTGATTGCTTATGTTCCAGGTTATTATTAGTTTGCAAAAAATGTGCACTAAAGTAATATGCTGTTTCATTGCCGGAGGATTTATTTTTCCGTCGATATTGTTATGATTTTCTACTCATTCATCctgttcctcttctcctcttcctgtgtaTCGTCACTTGAAGAAATGGAGCCAGGCAATGGTGAACTTAGCTCTGAATGTAGTGCTCAGTAAGTCAAGCCCTTGGTATACAGAAGAAAGGATGCTACAAGTTACAACTAACGAGGCTAAATCTATGCAGATACCTACAGAGGTAGCTTTGTCAACActgtttccttcttttctcaGATTATTTGGGAACAGTGGAGCTTGCAGTGCTTGTGGTCAATCCATTCCAGCCAGTGAACTGGTGATGAGGGCACAGGGCAATGTGTACCATCTCAAGGTAAGTTAAGGATTCCTCTATGACGCTTTGAACCGGAGAAAGTAAGGAATTATGACTGAAGTGAGAAGTGTTTTTTCAGTACTTTTTACATATTTGATTATTGGCTGCTGCATATGTGTCATAAATAAAGTCCTCCAAACATGACTCTATCATATGTGACATTGACGTTTGCATCAGTTAAAACCAGCTTGCTCcagtttttcttctccttttgtgattgcaaatgaaatatttcagagTGTTTGagttaatattaatatcaaaTTGTGCTTTTTCAAACCATTAATCAACTGGTCAAGAAGAAGCCCATATTACCAGTAATTCTCTTCTGAATCCACCGGTGACACCTACAAACACTCGCACAGCAGTGTGTATATGTCTGCGCTGGCAAGCCTTCGTATTTGCTCAGAGGTTTCGTTACATAATGGGACGGAGCGCTGCCTTGTGTTCCCCAGGCCCGGTTGTGATCGGTTCTCTCTCTACCCCTCCTGCAGTGTTTCACATGTTCCACCTGCCGAAACCGACTCGTCCCTGGGGATCGGTTCCACTATATCAACGGCAGCCTGTTCTGTGAACATGACAGACCCACAGCGCTCATCAATGGCCATTTGAGTTCGCTGCAGACAAACCCACTACTGCCTGATCAGAAGGTAAGGCCCTCGTCCACTGTCTCCGCACCAGCGAAACACGATGACTGTGTGCTCTCACAGGATTAAAAGAGGGAAGGAGGCTGATTACTTCAAAGTAAAGTACAACTTAGTAAAAACTTGTCATCAGTCAGTTGAGTCATTAAcgggaaaagaaaaacatctgtaCTTTTCACACCAACATTTTTCACTCTGCTTATATTGATATCATCAATTCAGCTTCACTGCGAGGCATGCAGTGGATATTAAATCCTACAGAGCAGagatgtattttatatttagacAGCCAATGGATTTTTCCATCATTCTTGTTGGAGGACATGCACTCTGAAAATCTGTATGAACCGTCAACACAAAGaatgtgaaaatgatttttttttgtactgccCCTCTCAAACTCTGTTTGTAATGAGCTGATACAAATTTGACTCATCTTGAATTTATTTGCTGTCCTTAGTCAGATGACCAAATCTGCTAAAAAATATCAGTCTCTGCCATTATATCTCAATGCTTAAACGGCATTGAACACAGACAGTGAGCCAGGCAGTACATCATGAATGCTGTCATCATGGCTTTCTCTGATTTGATCTTGATGCCTCTAGTGAAAGTAAAACAGAAGGCGTCATCATATACTAAGGATAACTTAATTCTTCAGGATAGCTTCATTCTTCCCGCAGGAGAGCTAATCATTTTTGCCTCCCAACAAGGAGCTTTATTGATACAGCACGCCGGGAGATACGGGAGGTGTTTGGAAGCGTTTCTGACTCTGACAGAAAGAGGAATTATAATGTTGGGAGCGTGCATTTCACCTTGAGTGGTTTGTTGAGTAGAGGAGAGGTAGAGCTCCattaacccccctcccccctaccctccctccctccacgTCACAGGCCTTTTAAGGGCTTGTCACTTCTACAAATCAGCTCTTAGAGCTCTTAGAGCTCCTCACTTTTAAATTGAAAGCCGTTGCATTATCTAGCttaattttaaatgtctgtttaaGTCTTTACTCCCACCCTCAATGTCTCTTGCAGCATTGCCGGTGTAGTAAGTATGAGGCCTCATTGTTTATTTATGCACTAACATCAATTGCAGTGAAAACTGTTGAATTATTGATGCTAAAATGCAATCTGAATATTGGCCCCAGCGCTTTAATTATAGCAGAGAGAATTATTAAATAAACAGAGACTCATCCCTCGGTGGGAACGGTCTCAGGATGCTTTTGTTATCTCTGCGAGTGGAGAATTATCCTGCTGCCGGAGCACCACATCACACACGTTCTCATTTCTTTTGCTCAAACTGAATTTAGACGGCCTCAAATAACACAGATGCACTGCAGGATAACGGCTCTCAAAATCAATATACCTTATGTATCTTCCACAGCTCAACATAGACGTGATATAGGAAGGCTGATTTAGCAGAGAGGGGAAATGAAGCAGTCACTGCTTGTACGTTAAGATTGGGTTATCTACTGACCATTGTTTTGATTATGTGCAATTCTGCTGGAACATATTTGTCTGTATTCATAGCATAAGCCATTTGATGTTCTGTTATTAAGCTTTCTTCCCAGCATCTTCCTAAACTCTTTGTTCAGAACAAACAAATTACCTCTCTCATACGGAGCTGCTTTGACCCAGGGGAGTGAGACCCTCCCAGCGTCAGTCACTTTAATTAGCCTCCAAGTAGGAGTTTGCAATTACTAATAGACTGAAGCCCTCCTAGTGATGTGAGGGATGAAGGGAAAAGTAAATCACCCTtagaatcattaaaaaaaatatttttctgtttcacagGACTGAACACCTCCTGCAGTTATGTTGGAGCGTGGTTATAATTATACCAAAGAGAATCGCTCCACTTTTAAGTTAATGCAAAGTAAATGGGACACCAGATGGCTTTCAAAGCCTGGCTGATCAATAAATTAAAGACTGGAGCTGCCGGAAAGTTGATTTATCAGTGTGAAACATTTATGAGATTTTGTGAGCTAATAATGACAacctaatttttaaaaatgtgttttttcttctcactATGCAGGTGTGTTAGGCAGGAGCTGTGCAGGAAGCAGGATGTGTGCCTTCATTTTAGCCCTTTCTCATTGTCACCCGAGACAGTGTGGAtcagcacccccacccccaccccagcctTTTAGCTGTGCACCCAGGCTCTTCGCCCCCAAGGAATTCTCTACCCAACTAATGGTAACCTAGCTTTTATTTCTGCAACCCATGTCCAACTCTCAACCTACAACCTTGGCTCTTTCCACAAGTATGGGTGGATTCTTGCACTTAAAGCTCCTGAATCTGGATGCTGAGGACTCTGACCTTGGGTAAAAAAATGAGACGGATCAGAATCTAACAGGACTCTTCaagaagagaaaattaaataagTCACTAGAAGATGTTGTGGCTGAAGTGAGGGAAAAGACTAAATGTTAAAGAAATGCAGACTTTTCAACTCTGCCTATTTGTTTAAAGACATCCGGGGGAATCGGGaacttttcatttttcctcttccttttctatCCTCATTTCCCAACAACATGGTGTTTCcactttatatattttaagtGTTGTCAAGGgggaatgtcttttttttcttttgctttggtggtgtgtgtatatatacatatatatatatacacacatatatatatatatatatatatatatatgtataaatttatatatatatgtgtatatatatgtatatatatgtgtatatatatatatatacatgaaaTTGGGATTTAA is a window of Antennarius striatus isolate MH-2024 chromosome 7, ASM4005453v1, whole genome shotgun sequence DNA encoding:
- the lmo4b gene encoding LIM domain transcription factor LMO4b isoform X2; protein product: MVNPGVSSQPPAVGTGSLSWKRCAGCGGKIADRFLLYTMDSYWHSRCLKCSCCQAQLGEIGTSCYTKSGMILCRNDYIRLFGNSGACSACGQSIPASELVMRAQGNVYHLKCFTCSTCRNRLVPGDRFHYINGSLFCEHDRPTALINGHLSSLQTNPLLPDQKVC